Proteins encoded within one genomic window of Prauserella marina:
- the rplU gene encoding 50S ribosomal protein L21 — MSAYAVVKTGGKQYKVAVGDVVEVEKLDGEPGTEHTFPAVLYVDGAEVTTDADALAKVSVTGKVVEQTKGPKIRIHKFKNKTGYHKRQGHRQRLTRVEVTGINK; from the coding sequence GTGTCGGCGTATGCAGTCGTCAAGACCGGCGGCAAGCAGTACAAGGTCGCCGTGGGCGACGTCGTCGAGGTCGAGAAGCTCGACGGCGAGCCGGGCACCGAGCACACCTTCCCCGCCGTGCTGTACGTCGACGGCGCCGAAGTCACCACAGACGCCGACGCGCTGGCGAAGGTCTCGGTCACCGGCAAGGTCGTCGAGCAGACCAAGGGCCCCAAGATTCGTATCCACAAGTTCAAGAACAAGACTGGTTACCACAAGAGGCAGGGGCACCGTCAGCGGCTGACCCGCGTCGAGGTCACCGGCATCAACAAGTAA
- the rpmA gene encoding 50S ribosomal protein L27, producing the protein MAHKKGASSSRNGRDSNPQYLGVKRFGGQAVKAGEILVRQRGTKFHPGVNVGRGGDDTLFALAAGSVEFGSKRGRKTVNIVPAEV; encoded by the coding sequence ATGGCACACAAAAAGGGCGCGTCCAGCTCCCGCAACGGCCGTGACTCCAACCCGCAGTACCTCGGTGTCAAGCGGTTCGGTGGTCAGGCCGTCAAGGCGGGCGAGATTCTGGTTCGTCAGCGCGGCACCAAGTTCCACCCCGGCGTGAACGTCGGACGTGGCGGCGACGACACGTTGTTCGCTCTCGCCGCCGGCTCCGTCGAGTTCGGCAGCAAGCGAGGCCGCAAGACGGTCAACATCGTGCCGGCCGAGGTCTGA
- the obgE gene encoding GTPase ObgE has protein sequence MTSRFVDRAIIHLAAGNGGNGCASVHREKFKPLGGPDGGNGGSGGDVRLVVDHSVHTLLDFHFRPHAKGGNGKPGQGGNRNGAAGDSLELKVPEGTVVLTPDGEVLADLVGAGTTFVAAEGGRGGLGNAALASRARKAPGFALLGEEGQARDLVLELRSVADVGLVGFPSAGKSSLISVLSAAKPKIADYPFTTLVPNLGVITAGDTVFTMADVPGLIPGASQGKGLGLDFLRHIERCAVLVHVVDCATFEPDRDPVSDVDALEDELARYTPALGDDLAQRPRVVVLNKMDVPDAAELAEMVRPEFEARGLRVFEVSTATRQGLRELTFALGEIVEKYRSEQPAPTATKIVLTPRAVDDAGFTVEPDPEEPGGFIVRGARPERWIRQTDFGNDEAVGYLGDRLNRLGVEDALARHGAEPGSTVTIGDYTFDWEPSTPAGVAIHLSGRGTDSRLERGDRVSAAERKEARRVRRDGPQESSGAGSEVDGGPSSGVEPPESGELSEPGADGARE, from the coding sequence ATGACGTCCCGATTCGTCGACCGCGCGATCATCCATCTCGCGGCGGGCAACGGGGGCAACGGCTGTGCCTCGGTGCACCGCGAGAAGTTCAAGCCGCTCGGCGGTCCTGACGGCGGCAACGGTGGCAGTGGGGGGGACGTGCGGCTCGTGGTGGACCACAGTGTCCACACGCTGCTGGACTTTCACTTCCGGCCGCATGCCAAGGGCGGAAACGGGAAACCCGGCCAGGGCGGCAACCGCAACGGTGCCGCTGGGGACAGCCTCGAACTCAAGGTGCCGGAGGGCACGGTGGTGCTGACGCCGGATGGCGAGGTACTGGCCGATCTCGTGGGCGCCGGAACCACGTTCGTGGCGGCGGAGGGCGGCAGGGGCGGGCTCGGCAACGCGGCGCTGGCCTCACGCGCTCGCAAGGCGCCGGGCTTCGCGTTACTCGGCGAGGAGGGCCAAGCCCGGGATCTCGTACTGGAACTGCGCTCCGTCGCCGATGTCGGGCTCGTCGGGTTCCCCTCCGCGGGAAAGTCGTCGCTGATCTCGGTGCTGTCCGCGGCCAAACCGAAGATCGCCGACTATCCGTTCACGACACTCGTGCCCAACCTCGGTGTCATCACGGCGGGCGACACCGTGTTCACGATGGCCGATGTACCGGGGCTGATTCCCGGTGCCAGCCAAGGCAAGGGCCTTGGCCTCGACTTTCTCCGGCACATCGAACGGTGTGCCGTACTGGTGCACGTCGTCGACTGCGCCACGTTCGAACCGGACCGGGACCCGGTGTCCGACGTGGACGCCCTTGAGGACGAACTCGCGCGCTACACGCCCGCGCTCGGTGACGATCTCGCGCAGCGGCCGCGAGTGGTGGTGCTGAACAAAATGGACGTGCCCGACGCGGCGGAACTCGCCGAGATGGTGCGCCCCGAGTTCGAAGCCAGAGGGCTGCGCGTGTTCGAGGTGTCGACCGCGACCAGGCAGGGGCTTCGTGAGCTGACCTTCGCGCTCGGCGAGATCGTCGAGAAATACCGATCCGAACAGCCTGCGCCGACCGCGACGAAGATCGTGCTGACCCCCCGCGCCGTCGACGACGCCGGTTTCACCGTGGAACCCGACCCCGAGGAGCCGGGTGGGTTCATCGTGCGCGGTGCCAGGCCGGAACGCTGGATCAGGCAGACCGATTTCGGTAACGACGAGGCCGTCGGCTACCTCGGGGACCGGCTCAACCGGCTCGGTGTGGAAGACGCGCTGGCCCGTCATGGCGCCGAGCCGGGCAGTACGGTCACCATCGGGGACTACACCTTCGACTGGGAGCCCTCCACTCCGGCCGGTGTCGCGATTCACCTTTCCGGACGCGGCACCGACAGCAGGCTCGAACGCGGCGACCGGGTCTCGGCGGCCGAACGGAAGGAAGCCCGCCGCGTGCGCCGTGACGGCCCGCAGGAATCCAGCGGTGCCGGGTCCGAGGTGGACGGTGGACCGTCGTCAGGAGTGGAGCCGCCCGAGTCCGGCGAGTTGTCAGAACCCGGGGCCGATGGTGCCCGTGAGTGA
- a CDS encoding ribonuclease E/G: protein MSNAETPAENEGGTTATPKADAAGALADLPNRVRVHVLAKLLGTSSREVLAKLGELGETARSAQSSVTRDVAVRVGEALGITQQPDADAASAAEQQPQPEANPPERSEAREEPKPAAVKTTEPGGKEAATRQPEPEVTEPARTRRPVHQPVFAAPSPVFLPPESAAGEQEAKGERPEKGGKTERPDKTEKADKTDKSQKRDKVREDRTRDDKSREDEAEADEQRDQDGEGADSADGDAGGRRRRRRGRRGRGRGKGGDEAHGDEQPDQDGADRVGSAEGKQEQQEQGSGGSEGVDEQDTDDQDTDSASKRRRRRRRRKGGDDDGADGSSVDDPPNTVVHVRDAKSEGKPDGKGNESRDGVRSVRGSTRLEAKRQRRRDGREAGRRRAPILSEAEFLARREAVERTMVVAERGESTQIGVLEDGVLVEHFVTTSGSGSIVGNVYLGRVQNVLPSMEAAFIDIGRGRNAVLYAGEVDWDAAGLEGKARKIEQALSTGDNVLVQVTKDPVGHKGARLTTQISLPGRFLVYVPAGGATGISRKLPENERRRLKDILKRIVPEDAGVIIRTASEGISEDELGRDVRRLKAQWEVIKEKADSSTGTGKKSSQPVLLYEEPDLLVKVVRDLFTEDFAKLEVQGGTAWETINAYVQHVAPDLTDRLKRHVGNGDVFTEHRVDEQLTKALDRKVWLPSGGYLVIDRTEAMTVIDVNTGKFTGSGGNLEETVTRNNLESAEEIVRQLRLRDIGGIIVIDFIDMVLESNRELVLRRLTECLGRDRTRHQVAEVTSLGLVQMTRKRVGTGLLEAFSATCEHCKGRGVIVSTEPQRGNGNGHQHGGGGGNQGGSRRSRNKGKPEEQEQAKQQDSTSGGPTPEQRESVVTAVQAMANASKAAATKGEDGEQEPVARPLNGHAHQVSEVAEEPVPVKSGRIRPRKATRAEKAAEQAASQSDSADVEPEPAVAESAPAVSEAEPVKTAPVEEQPSAAVTPAEPVAEQHGEQQEQQQPKRPSGRRPRRAASRPAGPPVHLQENS, encoded by the coding sequence CGCTGCCGGTGCGCTGGCCGACCTGCCGAACAGAGTCAGGGTTCACGTGCTGGCGAAGCTGCTGGGCACCAGCAGCCGTGAGGTGCTTGCCAAGCTGGGCGAACTCGGTGAGACGGCGCGCAGCGCGCAGTCGAGCGTGACCAGGGACGTCGCGGTCCGGGTCGGTGAAGCACTCGGAATCACCCAGCAGCCGGATGCGGATGCGGCGAGCGCCGCTGAGCAGCAACCACAACCCGAGGCGAATCCGCCCGAGCGGTCCGAAGCACGGGAGGAGCCGAAGCCGGCGGCTGTCAAGACGACCGAACCAGGTGGGAAGGAAGCGGCCACACGGCAGCCCGAACCCGAGGTGACGGAGCCGGCTCGTACCCGCAGACCGGTGCACCAGCCGGTGTTCGCGGCCCCGTCGCCGGTGTTCCTCCCGCCCGAGTCCGCGGCAGGTGAGCAGGAGGCGAAGGGGGAGCGGCCCGAGAAGGGCGGTAAGACCGAGCGGCCTGACAAAACCGAAAAAGCCGACAAGACCGACAAGTCGCAGAAGCGGGACAAGGTTCGCGAGGACAGGACCCGCGACGACAAGTCGCGCGAGGACGAAGCCGAGGCCGACGAGCAGCGCGATCAGGACGGCGAGGGCGCCGATTCGGCCGATGGCGACGCCGGCGGCAGGAGGCGGCGCAGGCGCGGTCGTCGCGGTCGTGGTCGCGGCAAGGGCGGCGACGAGGCGCACGGCGACGAGCAGCCCGATCAGGACGGCGCCGACCGCGTCGGCTCGGCTGAGGGCAAGCAGGAACAGCAGGAGCAGGGCTCCGGCGGTTCCGAAGGCGTCGACGAGCAGGACACCGACGACCAGGACACCGACTCGGCCAGCAAGCGCAGGCGCCGCCGCAGGCGCCGCAAGGGTGGCGACGACGACGGTGCCGACGGCTCCTCCGTCGACGATCCGCCCAACACCGTCGTGCACGTGCGCGACGCCAAATCGGAAGGCAAACCGGACGGCAAGGGCAATGAGTCCCGCGACGGCGTTCGCAGCGTCAGGGGCTCGACCAGGCTGGAGGCCAAGCGGCAGCGCCGCAGGGACGGCAGGGAAGCGGGCCGCAGGCGCGCGCCGATCCTGTCCGAGGCCGAGTTCCTCGCCCGCAGGGAAGCCGTCGAGCGCACGATGGTCGTCGCCGAGCGCGGCGAGTCGACCCAGATCGGCGTGCTGGAGGACGGGGTGCTCGTCGAGCACTTCGTGACCACGTCGGGCAGCGGGTCGATCGTCGGCAACGTCTACCTCGGCAGGGTGCAGAACGTGCTGCCGTCGATGGAGGCCGCCTTCATCGACATCGGCAGGGGCCGTAACGCCGTGCTCTACGCGGGTGAGGTCGACTGGGATGCCGCGGGCCTCGAAGGCAAGGCCCGCAAGATCGAGCAGGCGCTGTCGACCGGCGACAACGTTCTCGTCCAGGTGACGAAGGATCCCGTCGGTCACAAGGGCGCCCGGCTCACCACCCAGATCTCGCTGCCAGGCCGGTTCCTCGTGTACGTGCCTGCCGGCGGGGCGACCGGTATTTCCCGCAAGCTGCCCGAGAACGAGCGGCGCAGGCTCAAGGACATCCTCAAGCGCATCGTTCCCGAGGACGCCGGTGTGATCATCCGCACTGCCTCGGAGGGGATCAGCGAGGACGAACTCGGCCGCGACGTGCGCAGGCTCAAGGCGCAGTGGGAGGTCATCAAGGAGAAGGCGGATTCCTCGACGGGAACCGGCAAGAAATCCAGCCAGCCCGTGCTGCTCTACGAGGAGCCCGACCTGCTCGTGAAGGTCGTGCGCGACCTGTTCACCGAGGACTTCGCCAAGCTGGAGGTCCAGGGCGGCACCGCGTGGGAGACCATCAACGCCTACGTGCAGCACGTCGCGCCCGACCTCACCGACCGGCTCAAACGCCACGTCGGCAATGGGGACGTGTTCACCGAGCACCGCGTCGACGAGCAGCTCACCAAGGCTCTCGACCGCAAGGTGTGGTTGCCCTCCGGTGGCTACCTCGTCATCGACCGCACCGAGGCGATGACCGTCATCGACGTCAACACGGGCAAGTTCACCGGCTCCGGCGGCAACCTGGAGGAGACCGTCACCAGGAACAACCTGGAGTCGGCCGAGGAGATCGTGCGCCAGCTCCGGTTGCGCGACATCGGCGGCATCATCGTGATCGACTTCATCGACATGGTGCTGGAGTCCAACAGGGAGCTGGTGTTGCGCAGGCTCACCGAATGCCTCGGAAGGGACCGCACCCGGCATCAGGTCGCGGAGGTGACCTCGCTCGGACTGGTGCAGATGACCCGCAAGCGGGTCGGCACCGGCCTGCTGGAGGCGTTCTCGGCCACGTGTGAGCACTGCAAGGGCCGTGGGGTCATCGTCTCGACGGAACCGCAGCGCGGCAACGGCAACGGCCACCAGCACGGTGGCGGCGGTGGCAATCAGGGCGGCTCCCGGCGTTCCCGCAACAAGGGAAAGCCCGAGGAGCAGGAACAAGCGAAACAGCAGGACAGCACATCGGGGGGACCCACGCCCGAACAGCGTGAGTCGGTCGTCACGGCCGTTCAGGCCATGGCCAACGCCTCGAAGGCTGCCGCGACCAAGGGTGAGGACGGCGAGCAGGAGCCGGTGGCCCGCCCGCTCAACGGCCACGCCCACCAGGTGAGCGAGGTGGCCGAGGAACCGGTTCCGGTCAAGTCCGGCAGGATCCGGCCCCGCAAGGCGACCAGGGCCGAGAAGGCAGCCGAGCAAGCCGCCTCCCAGTCCGACAGCGCTGACGTCGAGCCCGAACCCGCCGTGGCTGAGTCCGCACCGGCCGTTTCGGAGGCGGAGCCGGTGAAGACGGCTCCGGTCGAGGAGCAGCCCTCTGCTGCCGTCACCCCGGCTGAGCCGGTAGCCGAGCAGCACGGTGAGCAGCAGGAACAGCAGCAACCCAAACGTCCTTCCGGCAGGCGGCCCCGGCGTGCGGCTTCGCGGCCCGCCGGTCCGCCCGTGCACCTCCAGGAGAACTCGTGA
- a CDS encoding TetR/AcrR family transcriptional regulator: MPTSEPAARSPRRTPRQSERLRDPERTRARIMAAAKEQFAAHGFAATRISDIAEQAEVNKQLISYYFGGKEGLYTEVIAATLRTNASMTANDMPLEEVVAAFVVGSTADPAASRLLMWENLTDSGQDSAEGEAQREFMREQVAYVRGRQREGELAEDIEPAHLLLMLISAASAPHTFSRIARAIFGTEASSAEFAAAYAEQLRRIVRHLSPEGN; the protein is encoded by the coding sequence GTGCCAACCTCCGAACCGGCTGCGCGCTCCCCCCGCCGCACTCCCAGGCAGAGCGAGCGCCTTCGCGACCCCGAGCGCACCCGAGCCCGCATCATGGCCGCGGCAAAGGAGCAGTTCGCCGCACACGGGTTCGCCGCGACCCGTATCAGCGACATCGCCGAACAGGCCGAGGTGAACAAGCAGCTCATCTCGTACTACTTCGGCGGAAAGGAAGGGCTCTACACCGAGGTGATCGCGGCGACCCTGCGCACCAACGCCTCGATGACCGCCAACGACATGCCACTGGAGGAGGTCGTCGCCGCATTCGTCGTCGGAAGCACGGCCGACCCCGCCGCGAGCCGACTGCTGATGTGGGAGAACCTGACCGACAGCGGCCAGGACAGCGCGGAGGGAGAAGCCCAGCGTGAGTTCATGCGAGAACAAGTCGCCTACGTGCGCGGGCGGCAACGCGAAGGCGAACTGGCCGAGGACATCGAGCCCGCGCACCTCCTGCTCATGTTGATCAGCGCCGCGAGCGCGCCTCACACGTTCAGCAGGATCGCCAGAGCGATCTTCGGAACCGAGGCATCCTCCGCCGAGTTCGCGGCTGCCTACGCCGAACAGCTTCGCCGGATCGTGCGTCACCTTTCCCCCGAAGGAAATTGA
- a CDS encoding FAD-dependent oxidoreductase — MTDSISNPASSAGPSRGKPLRVAVIGGGTGGLCLAHGLRKAGVGVAVYERSALRTERLQGYRVHINPHGAKALHECLSPSLWQSFLGTCGRDTGGFGFLTDRMTELMLVENDLVSGTAPVDAHHSVSRITLHQVLSAELAGCLFYGKEFVRYERGADGRIVCHFADGSTAEADVLVGADGGNSRVRKQYLPHAKRVDTGITTIVGKFPLTDESRRRLPARLSAGANNVIPRGGCGLFTAPHEKTGEVVEGFGGNDETAEHDVVLFDNTSSYIMWAYGATGSAFPAGLDLSTLDGTRLRSVVGTQIRRWHPAFRRLVGETPSATVSLLPIRTSVPVEPWKPSKVTLLGDAIHSMTPFRGIGANTALRDAALLCRALVAVHRGEREVVAAIGDYEAEMTEYGFAAVRDSLRAAEQFVSTNIAGRVLFKNVLRLAGAVPSLKRRMFSDQGS, encoded by the coding sequence ATGACGGACTCGATCTCGAACCCCGCAAGCTCCGCCGGACCTTCGCGAGGCAAGCCCTTGCGGGTGGCGGTCATCGGAGGGGGAACGGGCGGGCTGTGTCTCGCGCACGGTTTGCGCAAGGCGGGTGTCGGCGTCGCCGTGTACGAACGGTCGGCGCTGCGCACCGAGCGGCTCCAGGGTTATCGCGTGCACATCAATCCCCACGGCGCGAAAGCACTGCACGAATGTCTGTCGCCGTCGCTGTGGCAGAGCTTCCTCGGCACCTGTGGCCGCGACACCGGTGGATTCGGTTTCCTCACCGACCGCATGACCGAACTGATGCTTGTGGAGAACGATCTCGTGTCCGGCACTGCCCCCGTCGATGCGCACCACTCGGTCAGCCGAATCACCCTGCACCAGGTGTTGTCGGCCGAATTGGCGGGCTGTCTGTTCTACGGGAAGGAGTTCGTCCGTTATGAGCGCGGCGCCGACGGCCGCATAGTCTGTCACTTCGCCGACGGCAGCACGGCCGAAGCGGACGTACTCGTCGGAGCCGACGGCGGGAACTCTCGGGTCAGGAAGCAATACCTGCCGCACGCGAAGCGGGTGGATACGGGGATCACGACCATCGTCGGCAAATTCCCGCTGACGGACGAGAGCAGACGCCGTCTTCCCGCCCGGTTGTCGGCAGGCGCCAACAATGTCATCCCGCGCGGCGGCTGTGGCTTGTTCACCGCCCCGCACGAAAAAACCGGTGAGGTCGTCGAAGGTTTCGGGGGCAACGACGAAACCGCGGAACACGACGTGGTGCTGTTCGACAACACGAGCAGCTACATCATGTGGGCTTACGGCGCGACCGGCTCCGCCTTTCCCGCCGGCCTCGATCTGTCCACACTCGATGGCACGCGACTGCGTTCGGTGGTCGGCACCCAGATCCGGCGCTGGCATCCGGCGTTCCGGCGATTGGTCGGGGAGACGCCGTCCGCGACCGTGTCGTTGCTGCCGATTCGTACGTCAGTGCCCGTCGAGCCATGGAAACCGAGCAAGGTCACCCTACTCGGCGACGCGATCCACAGCATGACGCCGTTCCGCGGAATCGGAGCGAACACCGCCTTGCGCGACGCCGCCCTGTTGTGCCGGGCGCTCGTCGCCGTGCACCGGGGCGAACGCGAGGTAGTCGCCGCCATCGGTGACTACGAGGCCGAGATGACCGAGTACGGTTTCGCGGCGGTCAGGGACTCGTTGCGCGCGGCCGAGCAGTTCGTGTCGACCAACATCGCGGGCAGAGTGCTGTTCAAGAACGTGCTGCGGCTGGCCGGAGCGGTCCCGTCGCTCAAGCGCAGGATGTTCAGCGACCAGGGTTCCTAG
- a CDS encoding MFS transporter, translating to MVESNVGVPVKDRLPVRRLFAASVGNALEWFDWTIYATFSIYFASAFFPGDLAQINTFATYALAFFFRPLGGMLIGRFADVRGRKPAMIFTILLMAGGSILIGVLPTFEQVGWFAPLLLLLARIAQGLSLGGEVSNASAYLGEIAPAHRRGRYSSFFYISTGTAVLLASILGFTLARTMSEAQLESWGWRLPFLLGGVLGLIGLWLRRSLEETEQFKDNKATARKVERPLLTTLRKHPKAVGQLVGFTMLSTLCYYTFFSALTPFAVDTRKADAVDVFLALSIGTALFVVLQYPMGVISDRFGRKPQLLVWSAAIAITIVPLSTLVQPNFWGLLVVFCVGLGLYTAMTSIAPAIMSELFPTSLRGLGIGAWYNLTVAVFGGTAPLLIAALSNAGADIVFFWYVAGAALIAFLVIWRLPETNGSELR from the coding sequence ATGGTCGAGTCGAACGTGGGCGTTCCGGTCAAAGACCGTCTTCCCGTCCGCAGACTGTTCGCCGCCAGCGTCGGAAATGCCCTGGAATGGTTCGACTGGACCATTTACGCGACCTTCAGCATCTACTTCGCCAGTGCCTTCTTTCCCGGTGATCTCGCCCAGATCAACACGTTCGCCACCTACGCGCTTGCCTTCTTCTTCCGCCCGCTCGGCGGAATGCTGATCGGTCGATTCGCCGATGTCAGGGGCCGCAAGCCCGCGATGATCTTCACGATCCTGCTGATGGCGGGGGGCTCCATCCTGATCGGAGTGCTGCCGACGTTCGAGCAGGTCGGCTGGTTCGCTCCGCTACTGCTGTTGCTGGCCAGGATCGCTCAGGGACTCTCACTCGGCGGTGAGGTGTCCAACGCTTCTGCCTATCTCGGCGAAATCGCCCCCGCGCACCGCCGAGGCCGCTACTCGTCGTTCTTCTACATCTCGACAGGCACAGCGGTACTACTGGCCTCGATACTGGGGTTCACGCTCGCCAGGACGATGAGTGAGGCCCAACTCGAATCCTGGGGCTGGCGGCTGCCCTTCCTCCTCGGTGGCGTACTGGGGCTCATCGGCCTGTGGCTACGCAGGAGCCTTGAGGAAACCGAGCAGTTCAAGGACAACAAGGCGACGGCCCGCAAGGTTGAGCGGCCACTGTTGACGACCCTTCGCAAGCACCCCAAGGCCGTCGGGCAACTCGTCGGCTTCACGATGCTGTCGACCCTGTGCTACTACACGTTCTTCAGCGCGTTGACACCGTTCGCGGTCGACACCCGCAAGGCGGATGCCGTCGACGTCTTCCTCGCCCTCTCCATCGGTACCGCGTTGTTCGTCGTGCTCCAGTATCCGATGGGGGTCATCTCCGACCGGTTCGGCCGCAAACCGCAGCTTCTGGTGTGGTCGGCGGCCATCGCGATCACCATCGTGCCGCTGTCGACCCTTGTACAGCCCAACTTCTGGGGCCTGCTGGTGGTGTTCTGCGTGGGGCTGGGTCTCTACACCGCGATGACCTCGATCGCACCGGCGATCATGAGCGAACTGTTCCCCACCTCGCTGCGCGGACTCGGGATCGGCGCCTGGTACAACCTCACCGTCGCGGTGTTCGGCGGCACCGCTCCCCTGCTCATCGCGGCACTGTCCAACGCGGGCGCCGACATCGTGTTCTTCTGGTACGTGGCGGGTGCGGCGCTCATCGCGTTCCTTGTCATCTGGCGGCTGCCGGAGACCAATGGCAGCGAACTGCGCTGA
- the proB gene encoding glutamate 5-kinase, which translates to MSETREAIAGAKRLVVKVGSSALTTAGDGLDTARLDALVDALAARVAAGTQLVLVSSGAIGAGLAPLSLGKRPKELATQQAAASVGQLALAHAYVESFGRYSLTVGQVLLTSDDVVRRAHYRNAERTFSTLLELGAVPVVNENDTVATEEIRFGDNDRLATLVAHLIGAEGLVLLSDVDALYDGDPRSGGTRRIHEVTHGSELDGLSVGMSSSGLGTGGMMSKVAAATTAAAAGIPVLIAAAAQAPTALGDAGTGTAFKPAGTRLSARRFWLGYAAGARGRLQLDDGAVTAVVRRRRSLLPAGITGVDGDFQAGDVVDLVDPGQHVVARGVVAYDVTELPGMIGRSTPDLPPEQRREVVHADDLVPLGKR; encoded by the coding sequence GTGAGTGAGACACGGGAGGCCATCGCCGGGGCCAAGCGGCTGGTGGTCAAGGTCGGCTCCTCCGCGCTGACCACGGCGGGCGACGGCCTCGACACCGCGAGGCTTGATGCTCTTGTCGATGCTCTGGCGGCAAGGGTCGCCGCCGGAACCCAGCTCGTCCTGGTCTCCTCGGGTGCGATCGGCGCCGGGCTGGCGCCGCTGTCGCTCGGTAAACGCCCGAAGGAACTGGCAACGCAGCAGGCGGCGGCGAGTGTCGGCCAGCTCGCGCTCGCGCATGCCTATGTCGAGTCGTTCGGCCGCTACTCGCTCACCGTCGGCCAGGTGTTGCTGACCTCCGACGACGTGGTGCGCCGCGCGCACTACCGCAACGCCGAGCGGACCTTTTCCACCCTGCTGGAACTTGGTGCCGTGCCGGTAGTCAACGAGAACGACACCGTTGCCACCGAGGAAATCAGATTCGGCGACAACGATCGGCTCGCGACGCTTGTCGCGCATCTCATCGGCGCGGAAGGACTTGTCCTGCTGTCCGATGTGGACGCATTGTATGACGGTGACCCCCGTTCCGGCGGAACCCGCAGAATCCACGAGGTTACGCACGGTTCGGAGCTGGATGGTCTGTCCGTCGGCATGTCCAGCTCGGGACTGGGAACCGGCGGCATGATGTCCAAGGTCGCCGCTGCGACAACCGCGGCGGCGGCTGGAATCCCGGTACTCATCGCCGCCGCGGCGCAGGCGCCGACCGCGCTCGGCGACGCGGGTACCGGTACCGCGTTCAAACCGGCGGGCACGCGCCTTTCGGCCCGCCGGTTCTGGCTGGGTTACGCGGCGGGTGCGCGGGGAAGGCTCCAGCTCGACGACGGAGCGGTCACCGCGGTCGTCCGCAGGCGGCGCTCCCTGCTGCCCGCCGGAATCACCGGTGTCGACGGTGATTTCCAGGCAGGCGACGTCGTCGATCTCGTCGATCCGGGGCAACACGTGGTCGCGCGCGGCGTCGTCGCCTACGACGTGACCGAGCTGCCGGGCATGATCGGCCGCTCTACGCCGGATCTGCCGCCGGAGCAGCGGCGGGAAGTGGTCCACGCGGACGACCTCGTGCCGCTCGGGAAGCGCTGA